The Vitis vinifera cultivar Pinot Noir 40024 chromosome 12, ASM3070453v1 genome has a segment encoding these proteins:
- the LOC100242191 gene encoding AAA-ATPase At3g28580, protein MGETLGNLGSVMATLMFIWAMFQQYFPCDHIEKYSHRLMKFFYPHIQITFDEYGRGHFMRHEFYTAIETYLSSNTADQANSLKANTAKNNQSLVLTIDDGEEVEDEFEGVKLWWTSRTITAETQTSRSYEQPDEKRYYRLTFHKKHRDLITKKYLSHVLRVGKAIKVRTRQRKLYTNSWSMWSHVVFDHPATFQTLAMEADKKREVIEDLVSFSKAEDFYARIGKAWKRGYLLYGPPGTGKSTMIAAMANLLLYDVYDLELTAVSDNTELRKLLMQIPSKSITVIEDIDCSLNLTGQRKKMKENKAAEEEEKDPIKKQAKVGDSDEGKTSKVTLSGLLNFIDGLWSASKGERLIAFTTNHMEKLDPALIRRGRMDKHIELSYCSFESFKVLAKNYLELDSHYLFDTIERLLGESKVTPADVAEHLMRKNTSVADAETSLKSLVQALEMAKKEAMLKAKEEGKEESSAREED, encoded by the coding sequence atggggGAGACGCTGGGGAATTTGGGGTCTGTAATGGCGACATTGATGTTCATCTGGGCTATGTTCCAGCAATACTTCCCTTGTGACCACATCGAAAAATACTCCCATAGATTGATGAAGTTTTTCTACCCCCACATCCAAATCACTTTCGATGAATACGGCAGAGGTCATTTCATGCGCCATGAATTCTACACCGCCATCGAGACCTACCTCAGCTCCAATACCGCCGACCAAGCCAACAGCCTCAAAGCCAACACCGCCAAAAACAACCAGTCACTGGTTCTCACCATTGATGACGGTGAAGAGGTTGAAGATGAGTTTGAGGGAGTGAAGCTGTGGTGGACTTCAAGGACGATCACAGCCGAAACTCAGACCTCCCGCTCCTATGAGCAGCCGGATGAGAAGAGGTACTACCGGCTGACTTTCCACAAGAAACACCGGGATTTGATCACCAAGAAGTACCTCAGTCATGTGTTGAGGGTAGGGAAGGCGATTAAGGTCAGAACCCGGCAGCGGAAGCTTTATACCAACAGTTGGTCGATGTGGAGCCATGTGGTCTTTGATCACCCTGCAACTTTTCAAACTCTTGCCATGGAGGCTGATAAGAAGAGGGAGGTGATCGAGGACTTGGTTTCTTTCAGCAAGGCTGAGGATTTCTACGCAAGAATTGGGAAAGCTTGGAAGCGGGGTTACCTCCTTTATGGCCCTCCAGGGACGGGAAAATCTACCATGATTGCTGCCATGGCGAATCTGTTGCTGTACGACGTCTATGATCTTGAACTGACGGCGGTCAGTGACAACACCGAGCTGAGGAAGCTGCTGATGCAGATTCCGAGCAAGTCCATCACTGTGATTGAGGACATCGACTGCTCCCTCAACTTGACGGGtcagaggaagaagatgaaggagaACAAGGCGGCCGAGGAGGAAGAGAAGGACCCCATTAAAAAACAAGCGAAGGTAGGAGACTCTGATGAAGGGAAAACCAGCAAGGTGACTCTTTCCGGGCTGTTGAACTTCATTGACGGCCTTTGGTCGGCCTCAAAGGGGGAAAGGCTAATAGCGTTCACGACGAACCACATGGAGAAGCTCGACCCAGCTCTGATTCGGCGAGGAAGGATGGACAAGCACATCGAATTATCATACTGTAGCTTTGAATCATTCAAGGTGCTGGCTAAGAACTATCTGGAGCTTGATTCCCACTACCTGTTCGACACGATTGAGAGGCTGTTGGGGGAAAGTAAAGTGACCCCAGCTGATGTTGCTGAGCATTTGATGCGTAAGAATACAAGTGTGGCTGATGCTGAAACAAGCTTGAAGAGCCTGGTTCAGGCATTGGAGATGGCCAAGAAAGAAGCAATGTTGAAGGCCAAGGAAGAAGGCAAAGAGGAGTCATCTGCTAGGGAAGAAGATTGA